In a single window of the Melissococcus plutonius ATCC 35311 genome:
- the sufD gene encoding Fe-S cluster assembly protein SufD, which produces MKDIHMIDYLEDIKAFSAEKEEPTWMSELRLDALKNVDELDLPKVDRVNYKRWPLFNVNINNYTPQPESLADFNQFADHSAIIQKSSFNQFEQLSKTLAEQGVIFTDLFTALLEFPDLVKEYYMTKAVKTDENKLTAVHTAFMNSGIFIYIPKNVVIKETLETLFIQDTDSDQPLFKHVLIIAEENSEMSYLERFQSTEDTLKSVSGNIVVEVIAKRGAKIKYTAVDQLGKNITSYIHRCCYLMQDAQIDWTIGAMNDGNTISNFNAELAGKGASAEVKVTAISSEKQIQGMNTQISNRCAHTVSHIQQHGVVLDASTLTFNGICHLLKGAKEADAQQENRVLMLSDKARGDANPILLIDENDVTAGHAASVGSLNADDLYYLMSRGLSKQVAERLIVHGFLTPMISTISNKEVQEKMMVIIDRKLAK; this is translated from the coding sequence ATGAAAGATATACACATGATTGATTATCTTGAAGACATTAAAGCTTTTTCTGCTGAGAAAGAAGAACCTACTTGGATGAGTGAACTGCGACTTGACGCATTAAAAAATGTCGATGAATTAGATTTGCCTAAGGTGGATCGTGTAAACTATAAACGCTGGCCATTATTTAATGTAAATATAAACAATTACACACCACAACCAGAATCCCTAGCAGACTTCAATCAATTCGCCGATCATTCAGCTATTATACAGAAAAGTTCTTTTAATCAATTTGAACAATTATCAAAAACACTAGCTGAACAGGGTGTAATTTTCACAGATCTATTTACGGCCCTGCTAGAATTTCCAGACCTGGTAAAAGAATACTATATGACAAAAGCCGTAAAAACGGATGAAAATAAATTAACAGCGGTACATACGGCATTTATGAACAGTGGTATTTTTATCTATATCCCCAAAAATGTAGTCATCAAAGAGACACTTGAAACATTGTTTATCCAAGATACAGATAGTGACCAACCTTTATTTAAGCATGTTTTAATTATTGCCGAAGAAAATAGTGAAATGAGTTACTTAGAACGCTTTCAATCTACAGAAGATACGTTGAAGAGCGTGTCTGGCAATATTGTTGTAGAAGTTATTGCAAAAAGAGGCGCAAAAATTAAATATACTGCTGTTGATCAATTAGGAAAAAATATTACTTCATATATTCATCGTTGTTGTTACCTAATGCAAGATGCACAAATTGATTGGACAATCGGTGCAATGAATGACGGAAATACCATTTCTAATTTTAATGCTGAATTAGCTGGCAAGGGTGCTTCTGCAGAAGTGAAAGTTACAGCGATTAGTTCTGAAAAACAAATACAAGGAATGAATACACAGATCAGCAATCGATGTGCCCATACTGTCAGTCATATTCAGCAGCATGGTGTTGTGTTAGATGCAAGCACTTTGACATTCAATGGAATTTGTCATCTATTGAAGGGAGCCAAAGAAGCAGATGCTCAACAAGAAAATCGAGTATTAATGCTTTCAGATAAAGCGAGAGGTGATGCCAATCCAATCTTGCTGATTGATGAAAATGACGTAACGGCAGGGCATGCTGCAAGTGTAGGCAGTTTAAATGCGGATGATTTATATTATCTTATGAGTCGTGGATTATCTAAACAGGTAGCAGAACGCTTGATTGTTCATGGATTTTTAACGCCAATGATTTCTACTATTTCTAACAAAGAAGTTCAAGAAAAAATGATGGTAATTATTGACAGAAAGTTGGCAAAATGA
- the sufC gene encoding Fe-S cluster assembly ATPase SufC: MSVLEVKNLHVSIENKEILKGLNLTIKTNEIHAIMGPNGAGKSTLSAAIMGDPAYEVTSGEILFDGENILALKVDERARLGLFLAMQYPSEITGITNAEFIRAAINSKYEKDEDKISVMNFLKRLDKKMALLNMPEEMAERYLNEGFSGGEKKRNEILQLLMLEPTFAILDEIDSGLDIDALKVVAKGVNEMRGENFGALIITHYQRLLNYITPDVVHIMMDGRVVKTGTAELAKQLESEGYAGISRELGIEYKEEV, from the coding sequence ATGTCTGTTTTAGAAGTTAAAAATTTACATGTATCCATTGAGAATAAAGAGATATTAAAAGGATTAAATTTAACAATAAAAACAAATGAAATTCATGCCATTATGGGACCAAATGGTGCTGGGAAATCTACCTTATCTGCTGCTATTATGGGAGATCCGGCTTATGAGGTAACGAGTGGTGAAATTTTATTTGATGGAGAAAATATTTTAGCTCTCAAAGTAGATGAACGGGCACGTCTTGGTCTATTTTTAGCTATGCAATATCCAAGTGAAATTACAGGAATCACCAATGCCGAATTTATAAGAGCTGCTATCAATTCAAAATATGAAAAAGATGAAGATAAAATTTCAGTTATGAATTTTCTGAAAAGATTAGACAAAAAAATGGCTTTATTAAATATGCCGGAGGAAATGGCTGAACGTTATCTTAATGAGGGCTTTTCTGGTGGTGAAAAAAAACGAAATGAGATTTTACAATTATTAATGCTCGAACCGACATTTGCCATTTTAGATGAAATTGATTCCGGGCTTGATATTGATGCTTTAAAAGTAGTTGCAAAAGGTGTAAATGAAATGCGTGGCGAAAATTTTGGCGCGTTAATTATTACACATTATCAACGTCTCTTAAATTACATTACACCAGATGTTGTTCATATTATGATGGATGGACGTGTGGTTAAAACCGGAACAGCAGAACTAGCGAAGCAACTTGAATCAGAAGGATATGCTGGAATCAGCCGAGAACTGGGTATCGAATATAAAGAAGAAGTGTAA
- a CDS encoding MetQ/NlpA family ABC transporter substrate-binding protein, with product MKKRTLASIFIAGLTIFILSGCGGKKSDQSVLKVGASPVPHAEILEHVKPLLKKEGITLEVTTYTDYILPNEALENKDIDANYFQHSPYLDKAKKEKGYDFVNVGNIHLEPVGFYSKKYKNLNDIPKGSTIYVSNSQTDWGRALAILKDHGLITLKKNSDEVNATFDDIDKNVKHLKFNHESDPAMMTSFYENKEGAAVLINSNFAVDKGMNPKKEALALEKQSSPYANIVAVRKEDKNDKRVKKLIKALHEKETKDWILKKWHGAIVPVDK from the coding sequence ATGAAAAAACGTACACTGGCATCAATTTTTATAGCAGGTTTAACAATTTTTATTTTAAGTGGATGTGGTGGCAAGAAAAGTGATCAGTCGGTATTGAAAGTTGGTGCTTCACCTGTTCCACACGCAGAAATTTTGGAGCATGTAAAACCATTATTAAAAAAAGAGGGAATTACGCTGGAGGTAACAACCTATACAGATTATATTTTGCCCAATGAAGCATTAGAAAATAAAGATATTGATGCTAATTATTTTCAACATTCTCCCTATCTAGATAAAGCAAAGAAGGAAAAAGGCTATGACTTTGTCAATGTTGGCAACATCCATTTAGAACCGGTTGGTTTTTATTCTAAAAAATATAAAAATTTAAATGATATTCCGAAAGGTTCCACAATTTATGTTAGTAATTCACAGACCGATTGGGGAAGAGCATTGGCGATTCTTAAAGATCATGGATTGATTACTTTGAAAAAAAATAGTGATGAAGTCAATGCAACGTTTGATGACATTGATAAAAATGTGAAGCATTTAAAATTTAATCATGAGAGTGACCCAGCAATGATGACCAGTTTCTATGAAAATAAAGAAGGTGCAGCTGTGCTTATTAACTCAAATTTTGCTGTTGATAAAGGAATGAATCCTAAAAAAGAAGCATTGGCTCTCGAAAAACAAAGCAGTCCTTATGCCAATATCGTCGCAGTCAGAAAAGAAGATAAAAATGATAAACGCGTAAAAAAATTAATCAAGGCTTTACATGAAAAAGAAACGAAGGATTGGATCTTAAAAAAATGGCATGGGGCAATCGTTCCTGTGGATAAGTAA
- a CDS encoding methionine ABC transporter permease: MNEGISSFFDFSQIDLAKLQEKTIETLTMTGISIIIVTILGLLLGLLLFETSEKSNNSLTKILYWIVAIFVNIFRSIPFIILIVLLIPFTKNLLGSMSGVTGALPALIISAAPFYARMVEIAFHEIDRGVIEAAEAMGANRLQIIWKVLLPESLPALISGLTVTTISLVGYTAMAAAIGAGGLGSLAYQDGFQRGQNTVTLVATICILIIVFIIQFIGDMVVKKVDKR; this comes from the coding sequence ATGAATGAAGGGATTTCTAGTTTTTTTGATTTTTCACAAATAGATCTCGCAAAGTTACAAGAGAAAACGATTGAAACATTGACGATGACAGGAATTTCTATTATTATTGTAACAATTTTAGGTTTGCTCTTAGGGTTGTTATTATTTGAAACTTCTGAAAAATCTAATAATAGTCTAACAAAAATTTTATATTGGATTGTTGCGATTTTTGTTAATATTTTTCGTTCCATTCCATTTATTATTTTAATTGTTTTATTAATTCCCTTTACCAAAAATCTACTAGGAAGTATGTCTGGTGTCACTGGCGCTTTGCCAGCTTTGATTATTTCTGCAGCACCCTTCTATGCAAGAATGGTTGAAATTGCCTTTCATGAAATTGATCGAGGTGTCATTGAAGCGGCTGAGGCAATGGGTGCCAATCGTCTTCAAATCATCTGGAAGGTTTTATTGCCGGAAAGTCTACCAGCATTGATCTCAGGATTAACGGTTACCACGATTTCATTAGTAGGTTATACAGCAATGGCAGCTGCAATTGGTGCTGGCGGTTTGGGAAGTCTAGCTTATCAAGACGGTTTCCAAAGAGGTCAAAATACAGTTACTTTAGTCGCAACCATTTGTATTTTAATTATTGTATTTATTATTCAATTCATTGGTGATATGGTTGTTAAAAAGGTAGATAAACGATAA
- a CDS encoding methionine ABC transporter ATP-binding protein — protein sequence MAYIELKNVNKIFSTKAGKVKALNNISLEINQGDIYGIIGYSGAGKSTLVRLLNGLEFSTNGEVIVQKQNVKQLSSRELRQFREKIGMIFQHFNLLWSRTVLENILLPLEIAGIAKSERKTRAAELVNLVGLKGKETAYPSQLSGGQKQRVGIARALANEPKILLCDEATSALDPQTTDEILELLLKINQTLNLTIVLITHEMHVIQKICNHVAVMENGQVIEAGNVIDIFKKPKTEVTKRFVMQETDGDREETEGIINELLKQYPQGSIVRLTFHGEQVKLPIISQLIKKYEVDISIIYGNINQTKQGAIGSLYIQLLGEEENIKKTIQALQRFKVETEVIDHE from the coding sequence ATGGCCTATATTGAATTAAAAAATGTAAATAAAATATTTTCCACCAAGGCTGGTAAAGTCAAGGCACTTAATAATATCTCCTTAGAAATAAATCAGGGAGATATTTATGGCATTATTGGTTACTCTGGAGCAGGGAAAAGTACTTTAGTACGTTTGTTGAATGGATTAGAATTTTCAACGAACGGTGAAGTTATTGTGCAAAAGCAAAATGTAAAACAGCTTTCCAGTCGCGAATTACGTCAATTTCGTGAAAAGATTGGAATGATTTTTCAACATTTTAATTTGCTATGGTCTAGAACAGTACTTGAAAATATTCTTCTGCCTTTAGAAATAGCTGGCATTGCAAAATCTGAACGTAAAACGCGTGCAGCAGAATTGGTAAATTTAGTTGGCCTTAAAGGGAAAGAAACAGCTTATCCTAGCCAATTATCCGGTGGACAAAAACAACGTGTCGGTATCGCTCGTGCTTTAGCAAACGAACCAAAGATTTTACTTTGTGATGAAGCAACCAGTGCTCTTGACCCACAAACGACAGATGAAATTTTAGAATTATTATTAAAGATTAACCAAACTTTAAACTTAACGATTGTTTTAATCACACATGAAATGCATGTCATTCAGAAAATCTGTAATCATGTGGCTGTCATGGAAAATGGTCAAGTTATTGAAGCAGGAAATGTGATAGATATTTTCAAAAAGCCAAAAACAGAAGTGACAAAACGTTTTGTTATGCAAGAAACAGATGGAGATAGAGAAGAAACAGAAGGCATCATTAATGAATTGCTGAAACAATACCCACAAGGCAGTATTGTTCGGTTAACTTTTCATGGTGAACAAGTAAAACTACCAATTATTTCACAACTTATAAAAAAATATGAAGTTGATATTAGTATTATATATGGCAATATTAACCAAACGAAACAGGGAGCGATTGGTTCTTTGTATATCCAGCTATTAGGTGAAGAAGAAAATATTAAAAAAACGATCCAGGCACTACAAAGATTCAAAGTAGAAACAGAGGTGATTGATCATGAATGA
- a CDS encoding glycine cleavage system protein H, with translation MRNTNINRKIVEEILWVAPVDNGYRIGLTNQAQDELGKITYATFPKPGQTIVKGESLIELEAEKSVSEYESPLTGTIHSINEAAAEDSSILDDLDEEKLWIVTLTEVAKEQFDQL, from the coding sequence ATAAGAAATACTAACATTAACAGAAAAATTGTTGAAGAAATACTATGGGTAGCTCCAGTAGACAATGGTTATCGGATTGGTTTAACCAATCAAGCACAAGATGAATTAGGAAAAATTACTTATGCAACATTTCCTAAACCAGGACAAACCATAGTAAAAGGAGAATCATTAATTGAGTTGGAAGCAGAAAAATCTGTCAGCGAATATGAAAGTCCATTAACTGGCACCATTCACTCGATTAATGAAGCAGCTGCCGAGGATTCTAGTATTTTAGATGATTTGGATGAAGAAAAACTATGGATTGTGACACTTACAGAGGTAGCAAAAGAACAATTTGATCAATTATAG
- the upp gene encoding uracil phosphoribosyltransferase — translation MGKFQVIDHPLIQHKLTIIRNKDCGTKVFREVVNEIAMLMAYEVSRDMPLEEISIETPIVETTQKTLSGKKVAIIPILRAGIGMVDGILGLIPAAKVGHIGLYRDHETLEPVEYFIKMPEDLAARQLFVVDPMLATGGSAIMAINSLKKRGGSNIKFVCLVAAPEGVKALQEAHPDIDIYTAALDDHLNENGYIVPGLGDAGDRLFGTK, via the coding sequence ATGGGAAAATTTCAAGTCATTGATCATCCATTAATTCAACATAAATTAACAATTATTCGTAATAAAGATTGTGGTACAAAGGTTTTTCGGGAGGTTGTTAATGAAATTGCCATGCTAATGGCTTATGAAGTATCAAGAGATATGCCACTTGAAGAAATCAGTATTGAAACACCCATTGTGGAAACCACTCAAAAAACATTATCAGGAAAAAAAGTGGCAATTATTCCAATTTTACGTGCAGGGATTGGAATGGTAGATGGTATTTTAGGATTAATTCCGGCCGCAAAGGTAGGACATATTGGCTTATATCGTGATCATGAAACATTAGAACCTGTAGAATACTTTATAAAAATGCCAGAAGATCTTGCAGCACGACAATTATTTGTGGTTGATCCCATGCTTGCAACTGGAGGTTCAGCGATTATGGCGATTAATTCCTTGAAAAAGCGTGGCGGTAGTAATATTAAATTTGTTTGTTTGGTTGCTGCTCCTGAAGGCGTCAAGGCGTTACAAGAAGCACATCCAGATATAGATATCTATACAGCAGCCTTAGATGATCATTTAAATGAAAATGGCTATATTGTTCCAGGCTTAGGAGATGCAGGCGATCGATTATTTGGTACTAAATAG
- the glyA gene encoding serine hydroxymethyltransferase, translating into MDFQRYDPELWQAIKKERNRQENNLELIASENIVSKAVMAAQGSLLTNKYAEGYPNQRHYGGCEFIDEIEQLAIDRAKQLFNASYANVQAHSGSQANAAAYLSLIEPGDKVLSMELSSGGHITHGASMNFSGKMYDFVGYGVDPTTEVIDYEVVRILARKHQPKLIVAGASAYARTIDFKKFREIADEIDAKLLVDMAHIAGLVAAGLHPSPIPYADITTSTTHKTLRGPRGGLLLTNDEKLAEKINRMVFPGLQGGPLEHIIAAKAVAFKEALDPEFKHYANQVINNAKAMTKVFNQAPEARLVSGSTDNHLLLVDVLGFGLNGKQAEEILENVAITVNKNAIPFEQQTSSETSGIRIGTPTITTRGFKEADAIKVAELVIKALANPTNDPIQQEIRANVQKLTQKYPLNI; encoded by the coding sequence ATGGATTTTCAAAGATATGATCCGGAATTATGGCAGGCGATAAAAAAAGAAAGAAATCGTCAAGAAAACAATTTAGAGTTAATTGCTTCAGAGAATATAGTTTCAAAAGCAGTTATGGCTGCACAAGGTAGTCTATTAACAAATAAATATGCGGAAGGTTATCCAAATCAAAGACATTATGGTGGTTGTGAATTTATCGATGAAATTGAACAACTAGCGATTGATCGAGCAAAACAATTATTTAATGCTTCCTATGCAAATGTTCAGGCCCATTCTGGATCGCAAGCAAATGCAGCGGCTTATCTATCTTTAATTGAACCAGGCGACAAAGTTCTTAGTATGGAACTTTCTTCTGGTGGACATATCACTCACGGTGCATCAATGAATTTTAGTGGAAAAATGTATGATTTTGTTGGTTATGGTGTAGATCCAACGACTGAAGTCATTGATTATGAAGTTGTACGTATTTTAGCTCGAAAACACCAACCAAAATTAATTGTTGCTGGTGCCAGTGCTTATGCAAGAACAATCGACTTTAAAAAATTCCGTGAAATTGCAGATGAAATAGATGCAAAATTACTAGTAGATATGGCACATATTGCTGGATTAGTCGCTGCTGGTCTTCATCCTAGTCCTATTCCTTATGCTGATATAACAACAAGTACTACACATAAAACCTTAAGAGGACCACGAGGTGGATTACTTTTAACAAATGATGAAAAATTAGCAGAAAAGATCAATAGAATGGTTTTTCCTGGATTGCAAGGAGGTCCCTTGGAACACATTATTGCTGCAAAAGCTGTTGCATTTAAAGAAGCTTTAGATCCAGAATTCAAGCATTATGCGAATCAGGTGATCAACAATGCCAAAGCTATGACAAAGGTATTTAATCAGGCGCCAGAAGCTCGCTTAGTAAGTGGTTCAACAGATAATCATTTGTTATTGGTTGATGTATTGGGATTTGGTCTAAATGGTAAACAAGCAGAAGAAATTTTAGAGAATGTTGCTATTACAGTGAATAAAAATGCGATTCCTTTTGAACAACAAACATCATCTGAAACCAGTGGTATTCGTATTGGGACACCAACCATTACTACAAGAGGATTTAAAGAAGCAGATGCTATAAAGGTGGCAGAACTAGTTATTAAAGCTCTAGCAAATCCAACAAATGATCCTATTCAGCAGGAAATTCGAGCAAATGTCCAAAAATTAACACAAAAATATCCTTTAAATATATAG
- a CDS encoding L-threonylcarbamoyladenylate synthase — MKTTQLFLEQELPIAAKFVKQGELIAFPTETVYGLGANALDEIAVKEVYEAKGRPSDNPLIIHVETVEQIKKYVSNFPFIAEKLAKHFWPGPLTMIFNIKPGTFPEVVTGGLTTAAFRIPNNRLTLELIHQAGVPLVGPSANTSGKPSPTIAEHVYHDLQGKIAGVLDGGATQIGIESTVLDLTTEVPTILRPGLITKQELKVIIGKVAVDQHLLNEKEQPKAPGMKYKHYSPDTAVWIISMPADWEKAIHLAKERRLKIGLFADEKIVDTYRSQITATFSFGEDTAINAAKYLFAGLRELDQMAVDVIFAQGFAERSMALAYMNRLKKAAGQKVFSNQTFYSE, encoded by the coding sequence ATGAAAACAACACAACTATTTTTAGAACAAGAATTACCTATAGCTGCTAAATTTGTTAAACAAGGAGAGTTGATTGCTTTTCCAACTGAGACAGTTTATGGTCTTGGAGCCAATGCACTAGATGAAATAGCAGTAAAAGAAGTGTATGAGGCAAAGGGTCGTCCTAGTGATAATCCATTAATTATTCATGTTGAAACGGTTGAACAAATCAAAAAGTATGTTAGTAATTTTCCATTTATTGCTGAAAAGCTAGCAAAACATTTCTGGCCAGGACCATTAACGATGATTTTTAATATCAAGCCGGGAACTTTTCCAGAAGTTGTAACAGGTGGACTAACAACAGCAGCTTTTCGAATCCCAAATAATCGGCTAACGTTAGAACTTATCCATCAGGCTGGTGTGCCTTTAGTTGGACCTAGTGCCAATACTTCTGGAAAGCCAAGTCCAACAATTGCTGAACATGTCTATCATGATCTACAAGGAAAAATTGCTGGTGTCTTAGATGGTGGAGCAACACAAATTGGAATAGAATCCACTGTTTTAGATTTAACAACAGAAGTGCCTACAATATTGCGACCAGGATTAATTACAAAACAAGAATTGAAAGTAATCATTGGAAAGGTAGCTGTTGATCAACATCTACTCAATGAGAAAGAACAACCAAAAGCACCGGGGATGAAATATAAACACTATTCACCTGATACAGCTGTTTGGATTATTTCAATGCCGGCTGATTGGGAAAAAGCTATTCATTTAGCAAAAGAAAGACGACTAAAGATTGGCTTATTTGCAGATGAAAAAATTGTTGATACCTACCGATCACAAATAACAGCTACATTTTCATTTGGAGAAGATACAGCTATAAATGCAGCAAAATATTTATTTGCGGGTTTACGTGAGCTAGACCAAATGGCGGTTGATGTTATTTTTGCACAGGGATTTGCCGAAAGATCTATGGCTCTTGCCTATATGAATCGATTAAAAAAAGCAGCAGGCCAAAAAGTATTTTCCAATCAAACTTTTTATTCGGAGTAA
- the prmC gene encoding peptide chain release factor N(5)-glutamine methyltransferase codes for MENSYFEVLQWASSLLIKNGQECHAIYYVFLKRKNWEKIDWLQHMKETMSKEEKKQLETDLSKLLNDYPPQYLLGETEFYGLPFLVNEHTLIPRPETEELVDYCLKENEAAYSTIVDVGTGTGAIAISLKHARPQWQVTGIDISKQALIVAQENAKILNTTIDFLSGDLLEPLMMNGQKVDMIISNPPYISKAEKNWMDRSVIKYEPALALFADQNGLAIYQRLAEEAKKVLKEDGKIYLEIGFQQGKAVQEIFQQAFPTKQIIIKKDLAKNDRIVAIT; via the coding sequence ATGGAGAATAGCTATTTTGAAGTCCTACAATGGGCTTCTTCTCTTTTAATTAAAAATGGCCAAGAATGTCATGCCATCTACTATGTTTTTTTGAAACGAAAAAACTGGGAGAAAATCGACTGGCTACAACATATGAAAGAAACAATGTCCAAAGAGGAAAAAAAACAATTGGAAACAGATCTTTCTAAGTTATTAAACGATTATCCACCTCAATATTTACTGGGTGAAACGGAGTTTTATGGCTTACCTTTTTTGGTTAATGAACACACACTAATTCCAAGACCTGAAACAGAGGAGCTGGTTGATTATTGTTTAAAAGAAAATGAAGCTGCCTATTCAACAATAGTAGATGTTGGAACAGGGACAGGGGCCATTGCCATTAGTTTAAAGCACGCTCGTCCACAGTGGCAGGTGACAGGGATTGATATTTCTAAACAGGCATTGATTGTTGCACAAGAAAACGCAAAAATATTAAATACAACCATTGATTTTTTGTCTGGCGATCTTCTCGAGCCGCTCATGATGAATGGACAGAAAGTTGACATGATAATTTCCAATCCGCCTTATATAAGCAAAGCAGAGAAGAATTGGATGGATCGAAGTGTGATTAAGTATGAACCTGCCTTGGCATTATTCGCTGATCAAAATGGTCTAGCTATCTATCAACGTTTGGCCGAAGAAGCGAAAAAGGTTCTTAAAGAAGATGGAAAAATTTATCTTGAAATTGGATTTCAACAAGGAAAAGCGGTACAGGAAATTTTTCAGCAAGCTTTTCCAACGAAACAAATCATCATTAAAAAAGATTTAGCTAAAAATGATCGTATTGTAGCTATTACATAA
- the prfA gene encoding peptide chain release factor 1 has protein sequence MYDQLQAIEDRYEELGELLSDPEIISDTNRFLKLSKEEANLRETVEVYRRYKQVIQGIKDTEELLGESLESEMLEMAKEELSELKQEKEVLGDRIKILLLPKDPNDDKNIIMEIRGAAGGDEAALFAGNLFSMYQKYAELQGWKIEVMDANITGIGGYKEVIMMITGENVFSKLKYESGAHRVQRVPSTESQGRIHTSTATVVVMPEAEEVEIDLEDKDIRTDIYHASGAGGQHINKTASAVRLTHLPTGIVVAMQDERSQLKNREKAMKILRTRVYDQLQQEAQSAYDADRKSAVGTGDRSERIRTYNFPQNRVTDHRIGLTLQKLDQVLSGKLDEIIDALVLYDQTSKLEELQNGE, from the coding sequence ATGTATGATCAATTACAAGCAATTGAAGATCGATACGAAGAATTAGGAGAATTACTGAGTGATCCAGAGATCATCAGTGATACAAATCGCTTTTTAAAACTATCAAAAGAAGAAGCAAATCTTAGAGAAACCGTTGAGGTGTATCGTCGTTATAAGCAGGTTATACAGGGAATAAAAGATACAGAGGAATTACTTGGTGAATCACTGGAATCTGAAATGCTTGAAATGGCTAAGGAAGAATTATCTGAGTTAAAACAAGAAAAAGAAGTGTTGGGAGATAGAATTAAAATCTTGCTACTTCCAAAAGATCCAAATGATGATAAAAATATTATCATGGAAATAAGAGGAGCAGCAGGTGGCGATGAAGCTGCCTTATTTGCTGGTAATTTATTTTCTATGTATCAAAAATATGCTGAATTACAAGGTTGGAAAATTGAAGTAATGGATGCAAATATTACAGGTATTGGTGGTTATAAAGAAGTTATTATGATGATAACTGGTGAAAATGTCTTCTCAAAACTTAAATATGAAAGTGGGGCACATCGCGTTCAACGTGTTCCTTCAACTGAGTCGCAAGGGAGAATCCATACTTCAACAGCAACCGTTGTCGTAATGCCTGAAGCAGAAGAAGTAGAAATTGACTTAGAAGATAAGGATATTCGGACAGATATTTATCATGCTAGTGGAGCTGGTGGACAACATATTAACAAAACAGCTTCAGCAGTTCGTTTAACACATCTCCCAACTGGGATTGTTGTGGCGATGCAAGATGAGCGTTCTCAATTAAAAAACAGAGAAAAGGCAATGAAAATACTAAGAACACGGGTCTATGACCAATTACAACAAGAGGCACAAAGTGCCTATGATGCTGATAGAAAATCAGCAGTTGGTACAGGTGATCGTTCTGAAAGAATCCGGACCTATAATTTTCCACAAAACCGCGTAACAGATCATCGAATTGGCTTAACCTTACAAAAATTAGACCAAGTATTATCAGGCAAATTAGACGAAATTATTGATGCATTGGTTCTTTATGATCAAACTTCTAAATTAGAAGAGTTGCAAAATGGAGAATAG
- a CDS encoding thymidine kinase, which produces MAQLFFRYGAMNSGKTIEILKVAHNYEEQGKPVTIMTSGMDTRDGVGNVSSRIGLCRQATPIFSQTNIFQFVEHLKDQPYCLLIDEAQFLEKHHVIDLSRIVDKLNIPVMAFGLKNDFRNELFEGSKYLLLYADKIEEIKTICWFCHKKAIMNLHYIDGKPIYEGDQVQIGGNESYYPVCRYHYFCPPI; this is translated from the coding sequence ATGGCTCAACTATTTTTTAGGTATGGTGCAATGAATAGTGGAAAAACTATTGAAATTTTAAAAGTTGCTCATAATTATGAAGAACAGGGAAAACCTGTTACGATCATGACAAGTGGAATGGATACACGTGATGGAGTAGGAAATGTGTCTAGTCGGATTGGTCTTTGTCGACAAGCAACACCGATTTTTTCGCAAACGAATATCTTTCAGTTCGTTGAACATTTAAAAGATCAACCTTACTGTTTATTAATTGATGAAGCACAATTCTTAGAAAAACATCATGTTATTGATCTATCACGTATTGTTGATAAATTAAATATTCCAGTAATGGCATTTGGATTAAAAAATGATTTTCGTAATGAACTGTTTGAGGGTTCAAAATATTTGCTTTTATATGCAGATAAAATTGAAGAAATTAAAACCATTTGTTGGTTTTGTCATAAAAAAGCAATTATGAATCTTCATTATATAGATGGTAAACCTATTTATGAAGGGGATCAAGTACAAATTGGCGGCAATGAATCCTATTACCCAGTTTGTCGGTATCATTATTTTTGTCCACCCATTTAA